The genomic segment GCACCGATGCGCAGGCAGGCCGTACAGGAAAACCGGCTGGCGGCGATGCAGGCGTGGGCCGGGCAGTCGGCATGGATGGCCCCGGCACAGCCGGCCGCCGACGTGCTGCGTGGCATGTGGCAACAGGCGCAGGCGCTGCTGCGATGACGGTGACCTGCAACGGCCAGCCGGCGCAGGTCGAGGACCTGCTGCCGGCACTGGTCAACTATGGCCATTTCACCTCGCTGCAGGTGCGCGGCGGTGCCGTGCAGGGGCTCGACCTGCATCTGGCGCGGCTTGCGCAGGCCACGCGCGAACTGTTTGGCAGCGAACTGGATACGGGGCAGGTGCAGGCGTGGATGGTGCAGGCGCTGCAGCAGGCGGCGCGGGCCGATGCCTCGCTGCGGGTGACGGTGTACTCGCGCCACTTCGATTTCCGCAGCCCGCTGGCGACCGTGCCGGTGGACGTGCTGGTGGCCGTCTCGGCGCCGGTGGCACTGAGCGCACCCAAGCGGGTGCGCAGCGTGGTCTGGCAGCGCGAGCTGCCGCAGATCAAGCATGTAGGCACTTTTGGCCTGTTCGCCGAGCGGCGTGCGGCGATGGCCGAGGGCTTCGACGATGCCTTGCTGGTCGGCAGCGACGACTGCATCAGCGAAGGCACAACCTGGAACCTGGCCGTCCACGACGGTCACCAGTTGCTCTGGCCGCGCGCCCCCGCCCTGCGTGGTACCGCCGAGAGCCTGCTGAAGCAGCACTGGCCCGGCCCGCAGGTCAGCCGGCCCCTCCCGCGGGCGGCCCTGGCTGGCGTGAAGGCGGCCTTCGCCTGCAATGCCAGCGGCCTGTGGGCGCTGGAGGCCATCGACGGGCATGTCCTGCCGGGTTCGCAGGCGCTGGCTGAACAGGGTAGGGCGGTGCTGGCAGGGGTGCCTTGGGACGATCTGGGCTGAAAGCCCCGCCGGGCAGGGCCCGGTGCTACCGTGAAGGTCGGGGCACCCCCGGGGTTGGCTCGGCCCGGCTCTGCCGCTATAATCGCCCGCTTACCTCGCCATCCTGGCGACTGGGCAATAGGAAAAACACCATGGTCAAGATTCGACTGACCCGCGGCGGCGCCAAGAAGCGTCCGTTCTACCACATCATCGTCACCGACGTGCGCAGCGCGCGCGACGGCCGCAACATCGAGCGCGTTGGCTTCTACAACCCGGTCGCCCAGGGCGCCGAGAAGCGCATCGAGCTGGACCTGGCCCGCGTTGACCATTGGGTCAAGAACGGCGCCCAGCCGACCGACAAGGTCCGCAACCTGATCAAGGAAGCGACCAAGTCCCAGGCCGCTGCGGCCTGATCCTGACGGGCCACGCTTCGGCGTGGCCCTCTTGGTTGAAGCAGATGAAAGATATCGAGCGCCGCATCCTGCTGGGCAGGGTTGTCGGCGCTTTTGGTGTGCGCGGCGAGATCAAGCTCGAGTCCTGGACCGAGCCACGTTCCGCCATTTTCCGTTACCAGCCGTGGATCGTGCGCAGCCCGTCCGGCGTGGAAACCACGATTGAAGGTGTGCGTGGCCGCGACAGCGGCAAGCACCTGGTCGCCCGTTTCCCCGGCGTCGAGGACCGCGATACCGTCGAAGCGATGCACGGCACCGAGATCTACGTGGCGCGCAGTGCGCTGCCGCCGCCGAAGCCCGATGAGTACTACTGGGTGGACCTGGAAGGCCTGGACGTGAAGACCACCGAGGGCGTCGCCCTGGGCCAGGTCTCGCACCTGTTCAGCACCGGCGCCAACGACGTGGTGGTGGTCCGTGGTGACCGCGAGCGGATGATTCCGTTCGTGCAGCCGGACTTCGTCAAATCGGTCGACTTCGAGGCCAACCTGGTCGTGGTCGACTGGGATCCCGAGTTCTGAGTGTGAGCATGCGTTTCGACGTCATCACCCTGTTCCCCGAGTTCCTCGCCCAGTCCGCTGGGTTGGGCGTGGTCGGGCGTGCGCAGGAGAAGGGCCTGTTCAGCCTGCATGGCTGGAATCCCCGTGATTACGCCGAAGGCAACTACCGCCGGGTGGACGACCGTCCGTTCGGCGGTGGCCCGGGCATGGTGATGCTGATCGAGCCGCTGCAGGCCTGCCTGCAGGCGATCCGCGACGCCGACCCGGCCCCGGCGCGGGTGATCTACCTCAGCCCGCAGGGCGCACCGCTGACCCAGGCCAAGGTGCGGGAACTGGCGGCTTTGCCGCGCATGGTCCTGCTCTGCGGCCGCTACGAAGGCATCGACGAGCGTTTCCTGGAAGCCAATGTCGACGAGGAGATTTCCCTCGGCGATTACGTGCTGTCCGGGGGCGAGCTGGGCGCGGCGGTGATCATCGACGCCGTGGCGCGCCTGCAGGACGGCGCCCTGAACGACGCCGAATCTGCGGCGCAGGACAGCTTCGAGGGCGACCTCGGCCTGCTCGACTGCCCGCACTACAGCCAGCCGGCCCAGCATCCGCTGGGTGACGTGCCGGAGGTGCTGCGCTCGGGCAACCACGCGGCCATCGCTGCATGGCGTCGCCAGCAGTCGCTGGTCCGTACCGCCCAACGGCGCCCGGACCTGCTGGATGAACAGGCACTGGGCAAGGCCGACCGCAAACTGCTGGACCAGGCCCGGCAGGCCCTGAAACAGAAGGCCCGCCCCTAGCGCAGGGCTGGCTTTATCGGCTATCATGGCCAATTCCCGCCAGCCCCGGCCGGCGCGCGCAGTACCCACAACAAACGTGCAGCACAGTCCAGTGACTGCATCAGCCTACGTTGTCGAAACGACACACCCACCCGAACAAGAATCGGTGTAACCCATGAGCAAGCTGAACAAGTCCATCGTCGCGGAATTCGAATCCGCCCAGATCACCCGCGAACTGCCGAAGTTCAGCCAGGGCGACACCGTTGTCGTCAACGTGAAGGTGAAGGAAGGCAGCCGCGAGCGCGTGCAGGCCTACGAAGGCGTTGTGATCGCCACCAAGAATGCCGGCCTGAACTCCTCGTTCACCGTCCGCAAGATCTCGCACGGCTACGGCGTCGAGCGCGTCTTCCAGACCCACAGCGCCATCATCGACTCGGTCGAAGTGAAGCGTCGTGGTAAGGTCCGCGCCGGTAAGCTGTACTACCTGCGTGGCCTGGAAGGCAAGGCTGCCCGCATCAAGGAAGACCTGGCTGCCGCTGCTGCCGCCAAGGCTGCCCGTCTGGCCGAAAAGGCCTGATAAACAACTTCGGTTGTTGCCGCGACGGCCACCTTCGGGTGGCCGTTTGCGTTTCCGGCCGTGCATCGGTCACGATCAGGTGATGAGCGACATCAATCCGCGCTATCCCGCCGCAATCCAGTCGGCGCTGCGCTTTCTCGACAGCAAGGGGCTGGCGCGTGCGCAGTCGGCCCCGCTGTTGCATCGGCTGCTGTGGCGAGTGGGCGTCGCATTGCCACCGCCGATCCTGGCCGGCTTCGGCACCAATGCGCTGGTGCAGGGCCTGTTGTTCGGGCTGTTCTGGACCGGCTTGATGTGGCTGATGCTGTGGCAGGGCAGTGAGCGCCCGCTGGCCCTGCTGCTGGTGGCCGGGTTGCTGGCCGGTGCCTTGTTCGGCGTGGTGATGGCGGCGCTGATGCATGCGCTGCGGCGTCACCGCAAGCTGCCGGGCTGGCGCCAGTTCCTGGCCGGCCAGACGGACTGAACCGATGGCGCAGCGCGCCGTGACCGGCAGGCATGCACCGCGCTAGGCTGCGCTTTCCACTCAGATGGACGTGCCGTGCGATGCCTGCCAAGCGAACCGCACCTTCCGCCGTTCCCAGGCTGCTGTCCGGTGGCAACCCGCAGATCGCCAAGGGCGAGGGCGATGCCACGGTGCAGGCCTACATCGCGGCGATGCCGGACTGGAAACGACCGATCGGCGAGCGCCTGGATGCGCTGATCGAGCAGGCCGTGCCCGGCGTGCACAAGGCGGTGAAATGGAATTCGCCAATGTATGCGGCGGCCCCGGGCGCAGGCTGGTTCCTCAGCTTCCATTGCTTCACGCGCTACATCAAGGTCGCGTTTTTCCGCGGTGCCGCATTGAAGCCGGTGCCGCCGGAGCCATCCAGAAGCGCCGATACGCGCTATCTGCACCTGCAGCAGGACGGGGTGCTGGATGAAGCACGCTTCCTCGACTGGGTGCGGCAGGCGGCCGCATTGCCTGGCGAGCGCATGTAAGCCCGACGTTTCGATGTCCTTCCCGACGAGAGCACCTGATGGCCACGCACGCGCCCAACCCTGCCGATGCCGGAACCCCGGCGGCCGAACTGATCGATGCACGCATCGCCGAACTGGGCGACTGGCGTGGCGAGACGCTGGCACGCGTGCGCGCGCTGATCCATGAAGCGCTGCCGGAGGTGCAGGAAACCTGGAAGTGGCGCGGCACGCCGGTGTGGGAACACAACGGCATCCTGTGTACCGGCGAGACCTACAAGCAGGCGGTGAAAATGACCTTCGCCAACGGTGCGGCGTTGGCGGACCCGAAGGGTCTGTTCAACGCCAGCCTGGACGGCAACACGCGGCGCGCGATCGACATCCATGAAGGCGCGATGCCCAATGCCGCCGCGTTCAAGGCGCTGCTGCGCGAGGCGGCGATGTTCAACGCGGCGAAAAAGAAGAAGCGGTAGAGCCGGCCGCTGGCCGGCTGTTGCGTGATGATTCCGGAGCGGCATGAAGCTGCCGGCCAGCGGCCGGCACTACCGTGGCGGCGATGATTCCAATGCGGCATCCGGGTCGGCCACCGGCGAGGGCGGGCAGGCCGGAATTTCCGAGGGCGTGGCCAGTTCCTCGGCGTGCGAAGGTTTGCCGATCATCTTCGCCTTGCGCCAGCCGCCCCAGCGGTAATACGCCAGCGACAGCAGCATCGATACGAACGAGCTGACCGGGAAACTCCACCAGATCGCATCGGCACCCCAGTACGGCTGCAGCAGTTCGGCGAACGGCACGCGCACGCCCCACAGCGAGCCGGCCAGGATCAGCAGCGGCGGAATCACCGCGCCGGTCGAGCGCACCACGCCGGAGATCACGAAGCTGACGCCGAAGAACAGGAACGAGCCGATCACCACATGGTTGAGATGGCGGGCGATGTCCAATGCCTCGCTGGCCGGCGGCAGGAACAGCGCCAGCAGCTGGCGATCGAATACCACCAGCGGCAGGATCAGTGCGCCGGTCAGCAGGAAGTTGAACATCACGCCCTGGCGTGCGGTGCCACGCACGCGGTCCCAGCGCTGTGCGCCCACATTCTGCGCGGCCATCGACGAGCAGGCCGCACCGATCGCCATCGCCGGCATCTGCAGGTAGTTCCACAGCTGCAGCGAGGCGCCATAGCCTGCGCCGGTAGCCGTGCCGTACTGGTTGACCATGGTCATCAGCAGGATCACCGACAGCGAGATCAGCACCATCTGCAGGCCCATCGGCACGCCCTTGAGCACCAGCGCCTTGAGGATGGTCAGGTCGAGCTTGAACAGGCGCATGTCGGCACGCCCCAGCCATAGCGTGTGGCGCTTGTGGCGCATGTACAGCAGCAGGCCGGCCAGCGACAGGGTCTGCGCGACCAGCGTGGCCCACGCCGAGCCGGCGATGCCCAGCGCGGGGAACGGCCCCATGCCGAAGATCAGCACCGGGTTCAGCACGATGTCCAGCGCCACCGACACCATCAGGAAGCGGAACGGCGTACGCGAATCGCCGGCACCGCGCAGCGCGGCGGTGAGGAAGGCGAACGCGTACAGCGTCGGCATCGCCAGGAAGATGATCTGCAGGTAGGCCTCGGCCAGCGGCAGCGAGGCGGCCGGCGTGCCCATCGCCGCCAGCAGCGGATGCGCCATGAACCAGCCGGCGATGGCGATGATCACCGACAGGCCGATGAAGAAGGTGGCGCTGGTACCGACCACGCGCCGCGCCTGGGCGATGTCGCGTGCGCCGATGGCCTGGCCGATCAGGATGGTCGAGGCCATGCCGAAGCCGAACACCGAGCCGATCAGGAAGAACATGATGTTGTTGGCGTTCGCGGTGGCGGTCAGCGCCGCCTCGCCGAGGAAACGCCCCACCCACACCGCATTCACCGAACCATTCAGCGACTGCGCGATGTTGCCGGCCAGGATCGGCAGGGAAAACAGCAGGAGATTGCGGCCGATCGGGCCGGAGGTCAGGTCAAGCGGCGCTTTGGCCATGGAGTGGTGATCGATTCCCGGGAGGCGCACACTAGCACCAAGCCGGTTTGCGGGATGTGGCAATGCATCAACGACTACGGGTGGGACGGGGCATGGCGCTGGCCTTGATCGGCGTCGTACTGGCCGCATGTTCGATGGACGACCGGCTGGGTGATACCCAGGTGCGGCCGACCGACCGGCCCGAATGCCTGGTCGGCAGCCAGCGCCAGGATCTGTCCGCTGGCGTACCCACCCTGATCGGGGGCAGCGGTTGCCGTACCGACCCCGACCATCCGCGTCCCCTGAACAAGCCACCGGAGTAGTACGCACCGATGCATGAGCTTTCCCCGCTGTCGCCCAGTGTCCGCCTGGACATCTGGCTGTGGGCGGCCCGTTTCTTCAAGACCCGCAGCCTGGCCAAGCAGGCCATTGAGACCGGCAAGGTCAGCGTGGCTGGCCAGCGCCCGAAATCCTCGCGCGCCGTGCGCGTGGGTGAGCAGCTGCAGGTCGATCGCGGCGAAGAGCATTTCGAGATCCAGGTACTGGGCCTGAGCGACCAGCGCGGGCCGGCCCCGGCGGCGCAGCAGCTGTACACCGAGAGCGAAGCCTCGAAGGCGCGTCGTGCCGAGCAGCGCGCATTGCGCATCGCCGCCCGCGATGGCTTCCAGCCGCCGGAGCACAAGCCGGACAAGCGCGCGCGGCGGTTGATACGGGCATTGGGTGATATCGACGCGCTCTGACGG from the Stenotrophomonas maltophilia genome contains:
- the rpsP gene encoding 30S ribosomal protein S16; translation: MVKIRLTRGGAKKRPFYHIIVTDVRSARDGRNIERVGFYNPVAQGAEKRIELDLARVDHWVKNGAQPTDKVRNLIKEATKSQAAAA
- a CDS encoding DUF1801 domain-containing protein, with the translated sequence MPAKRTAPSAVPRLLSGGNPQIAKGEGDATVQAYIAAMPDWKRPIGERLDALIEQAVPGVHKAVKWNSPMYAAAPGAGWFLSFHCFTRYIKVAFFRGAALKPVPPEPSRSADTRYLHLQQDGVLDEARFLDWVRQAAALPGERM
- the rimM gene encoding ribosome maturation factor RimM (Essential for efficient processing of 16S rRNA), producing the protein MKDIERRILLGRVVGAFGVRGEIKLESWTEPRSAIFRYQPWIVRSPSGVETTIEGVRGRDSGKHLVARFPGVEDRDTVEAMHGTEIYVARSALPPPKPDEYYWVDLEGLDVKTTEGVALGQVSHLFSTGANDVVVVRGDRERMIPFVQPDFVKSVDFEANLVVVDWDPEF
- a CDS encoding RNA-binding S4 domain-containing protein; protein product: MHELSPLSPSVRLDIWLWAARFFKTRSLAKQAIETGKVSVAGQRPKSSRAVRVGEQLQVDRGEEHFEIQVLGLSDQRGPAPAAQQLYTESEASKARRAEQRALRIAARDGFQPPEHKPDKRARRLIRALGDIDAL
- a CDS encoding DUF1801 domain-containing protein, whose translation is MATHAPNPADAGTPAAELIDARIAELGDWRGETLARVRALIHEALPEVQETWKWRGTPVWEHNGILCTGETYKQAVKMTFANGAALADPKGLFNASLDGNTRRAIDIHEGAMPNAAAFKALLREAAMFNAAKKKKR
- the rplS gene encoding 50S ribosomal protein L19 gives rise to the protein MSKLNKSIVAEFESAQITRELPKFSQGDTVVVNVKVKEGSRERVQAYEGVVIATKNAGLNSSFTVRKISHGYGVERVFQTHSAIIDSVEVKRRGKVRAGKLYYLRGLEGKAARIKEDLAAAAAAKAARLAEKA
- a CDS encoding aminotransferase class IV family protein, with translation MTVTCNGQPAQVEDLLPALVNYGHFTSLQVRGGAVQGLDLHLARLAQATRELFGSELDTGQVQAWMVQALQQAARADASLRVTVYSRHFDFRSPLATVPVDVLVAVSAPVALSAPKRVRSVVWQRELPQIKHVGTFGLFAERRAAMAEGFDDALLVGSDDCISEGTTWNLAVHDGHQLLWPRAPALRGTAESLLKQHWPGPQVSRPLPRAALAGVKAAFACNASGLWALEAIDGHVLPGSQALAEQGRAVLAGVPWDDLG
- a CDS encoding MATE family efflux transporter; protein product: MAKAPLDLTSGPIGRNLLLFSLPILAGNIAQSLNGSVNAVWVGRFLGEAALTATANANNIMFFLIGSVFGFGMASTILIGQAIGARDIAQARRVVGTSATFFIGLSVIIAIAGWFMAHPLLAAMGTPAASLPLAEAYLQIIFLAMPTLYAFAFLTAALRGAGDSRTPFRFLMVSVALDIVLNPVLIFGMGPFPALGIAGSAWATLVAQTLSLAGLLLYMRHKRHTLWLGRADMRLFKLDLTILKALVLKGVPMGLQMVLISLSVILLMTMVNQYGTATGAGYGASLQLWNYLQMPAMAIGAACSSMAAQNVGAQRWDRVRGTARQGVMFNFLLTGALILPLVVFDRQLLALFLPPASEALDIARHLNHVVIGSFLFFGVSFVISGVVRSTGAVIPPLLILAGSLWGVRVPFAELLQPYWGADAIWWSFPVSSFVSMLLSLAYYRWGGWRKAKMIGKPSHAEELATPSEIPACPPSPVADPDAALESSPPR
- a CDS encoding DUF6404 family protein — encoded protein: MSDINPRYPAAIQSALRFLDSKGLARAQSAPLLHRLLWRVGVALPPPILAGFGTNALVQGLLFGLFWTGLMWLMLWQGSERPLALLLVAGLLAGALFGVVMAALMHALRRHRKLPGWRQFLAGQTD
- the trmD gene encoding tRNA (guanosine(37)-N1)-methyltransferase TrmD; its protein translation is MRFDVITLFPEFLAQSAGLGVVGRAQEKGLFSLHGWNPRDYAEGNYRRVDDRPFGGGPGMVMLIEPLQACLQAIRDADPAPARVIYLSPQGAPLTQAKVRELAALPRMVLLCGRYEGIDERFLEANVDEEISLGDYVLSGGELGAAVIIDAVARLQDGALNDAESAAQDSFEGDLGLLDCPHYSQPAQHPLGDVPEVLRSGNHAAIAAWRRQQSLVRTAQRRPDLLDEQALGKADRKLLDQARQALKQKARP